Proteins co-encoded in one Bacillus paramycoides genomic window:
- a CDS encoding HlyD family secretion protein → MNQFRRMVIINIITLIVLVGGGIGGYYYYNQAENYLKTDNAKIDGKVIPIASPVAGKLTDWKAEVGKNYNENDKLGAVTVAAANGEQTVDVTIPQNATVVQSNATTNAFVGAGSPIAYAFDMNNLWVTANIEETDVDDVQKGQDVDVYVDAYPDTTLSGKVEQVGLTTANTFSMLPSSNATANYTKVTQVVPVKISLDHSKSVNIVPGMNVSVRIHK, encoded by the coding sequence ATGAATCAGTTTCGAAGAATGGTGATTATTAACATTATCACATTAATTGTACTAGTTGGTGGCGGTATTGGCGGTTATTACTATTACAATCAAGCGGAAAATTACTTAAAAACAGACAATGCAAAAATTGATGGAAAGGTAATTCCGATTGCATCACCAGTAGCAGGTAAATTAACTGACTGGAAAGCTGAAGTAGGTAAGAACTACAATGAAAACGATAAATTAGGTGCTGTTACTGTAGCGGCAGCAAATGGAGAACAAACAGTAGATGTAACAATTCCACAAAATGCAACAGTTGTACAATCAAACGCGACGACAAATGCTTTCGTTGGAGCAGGTAGCCCAATTGCTTATGCATTTGATATGAACAATTTATGGGTAACAGCAAACATTGAAGAAACAGATGTTGACGATGTACAAAAAGGTCAAGACGTAGATGTGTATGTAGATGCATACCCAGACACAACGTTATCAGGAAAAGTAGAGCAAGTTGGATTAACAACAGCGAACACATTCTCTATGTTACCATCAAGCAACGCAACAGCGAACTATACGAAAGTAACACAAGTAGTGCCAGTTAAAATTTCTTTAGATCATAGTAAATCAGTAAATATTGTTCCTGGAATGAATGTGTCAGTTCGTATTCATAAGTAA
- the pheS gene encoding phenylalanine--tRNA ligase subunit alpha, with amino-acid sequence MEARLKELKQKALELIEEAKELKGLNDVRVAYLGKKGPITEVLRGMGKLSAEERPRMGALVNEVREAIQTRLDDKISNLEKAVIEAKLANETIDVTLPGRPVETGCHHPLTAVVEQIEDVFIGMGYEVAEGTEVEKDYYNFEALNLPKNHPARDMQDTFYITEETLLRTHTSSVQARTMENNKEKGPIKIICPGKVYRRDDDDATHSHQFMQIEGLVIDKNIRMSDLKGTLQVFVKKMFGEDREIRLRPSFFPFTEPSVEMDISCMMCHGKGCGTCKGTGWIEILGAGMVHPNVLKMAGYDSKEYQGFAFGMGAERIAMLKYGVDDIRHFYTNDVRFLQQFKRA; translated from the coding sequence ATGGAAGCACGTTTAAAAGAGCTAAAGCAAAAAGCGTTAGAGCTTATTGAAGAAGCGAAAGAGCTAAAAGGCTTAAACGACGTACGCGTAGCGTATTTAGGAAAAAAAGGCCCAATTACAGAAGTATTACGCGGCATGGGAAAATTATCAGCAGAAGAGCGTCCACGTATGGGAGCATTAGTAAATGAAGTACGTGAAGCGATTCAAACTCGCTTAGACGACAAAATTAGTAATTTAGAAAAAGCAGTAATCGAAGCAAAATTAGCTAATGAAACAATTGATGTTACATTGCCAGGTCGTCCTGTTGAAACAGGTTGTCACCATCCGTTAACAGCTGTTGTTGAACAAATTGAAGATGTATTCATCGGTATGGGTTATGAAGTAGCTGAAGGAACAGAAGTAGAAAAAGACTACTACAACTTCGAAGCATTAAACTTACCGAAAAATCACCCAGCGCGTGATATGCAAGATACATTCTACATTACAGAAGAAACGTTACTACGTACACATACATCTTCTGTGCAAGCACGTACGATGGAAAATAACAAAGAAAAAGGCCCAATCAAAATTATTTGTCCTGGTAAAGTGTATCGCCGCGATGACGATGATGCGACGCATTCACACCAGTTCATGCAAATTGAAGGTCTTGTAATCGATAAAAACATTCGCATGAGTGACTTAAAAGGTACACTACAAGTATTCGTGAAAAAGATGTTCGGTGAAGATCGTGAAATCCGTCTTCGTCCAAGTTTCTTCCCATTCACAGAGCCATCTGTAGAGATGGATATTTCTTGTATGATGTGTCACGGAAAAGGTTGCGGCACTTGTAAAGGAACTGGCTGGATTGAAATTTTAGGCGCAGGTATGGTTCACCCGAACGTACTTAAAATGGCTGGTTATGATTCAAAAGAATATCAAGGTTTCGCATTCGGTATGGGCGCAGAGCGTATCGCAATGTTGAAATACGGCGTAGATGACATTCGTCATTTCTATACAAATGATGTACGTTTCTTACAACAATTCAAACGAGCGTAA
- a CDS encoding TrmH family RNA methyltransferase yields MIRQEEREIHIMKNIDSVQNPRVKQWKKLQTKKERDKKGLFFVEGFHLVEEALKAGIVTELIVSDQTDLPKDWTVNDVEMYIVPEAIVKVLRETETTQGVFAVCEKHEKEVALADGKFLLLDGLQDPGNLGTIIRTADAAGIHAVVLGEGCVDAYNSKVLRSTQGSIFHLPVVKGNLEEWVDKLKEHNVPVYGTALENGVPYGEVTPAGSFALIVGNEGNGVRQEILAKTDQNLYIPIYGGAESLNVAVAAGILTYYLQSPVANK; encoded by the coding sequence ATGATAAGACAAGAAGAGAGGGAAATACATATTATGAAAAACATTGATTCAGTACAAAATCCGCGTGTGAAGCAGTGGAAAAAGCTGCAGACGAAAAAAGAGCGTGATAAAAAAGGTTTATTTTTTGTAGAAGGATTCCACTTAGTGGAGGAAGCTTTAAAGGCAGGAATTGTAACGGAACTTATCGTTTCAGATCAGACAGACCTTCCGAAAGATTGGACAGTTAATGATGTAGAAATGTATATCGTACCTGAAGCTATCGTAAAAGTACTTCGTGAAACAGAAACGACGCAAGGTGTATTTGCTGTTTGTGAAAAGCATGAGAAGGAAGTAGCTCTTGCTGATGGGAAGTTTCTTTTATTAGATGGCCTGCAAGATCCAGGTAACTTAGGGACAATTATTCGTACAGCTGATGCAGCTGGTATTCATGCCGTTGTGCTTGGAGAAGGATGCGTTGATGCATATAATAGTAAAGTGCTTCGCTCTACACAAGGTTCTATTTTCCACTTACCAGTTGTAAAAGGTAACTTAGAAGAATGGGTAGACAAGCTAAAAGAACATAACGTTCCTGTATATGGAACAGCTCTTGAAAATGGAGTTCCGTACGGGGAAGTAACACCAGCTGGTAGTTTTGCATTAATTGTAGGAAATGAAGGAAATGGCGTACGCCAAGAAATTCTTGCGAAAACGGATCAAAACTTGTATATTCCGATTTACGGCGGGGCAGAATCATTAAATGTTGCAGTTGCAGCAGGGATTTTAACGTATTATTTACAAAGCCCGGTTGCGAACAAATAA
- a CDS encoding DHA2 family efflux MFS transporter permease subunit — protein MSSIAIVGYALFCIIVFFLVNRLLRKKKTNVGEEQVPAVNKIEVSKVETEEKEIERKQESEISNVVELETGKQEEVKEEKEVPKKQMSTPVENVNVKAVVAVLILGMFVSILNQTIINVALPPLMNEFNVSTSTAQWLITGFMLVNGILVPISAFLVSRFTYRKLFVAAMLFFTVGSIICATSGNFTMMMTGRVIQAVGAGILMPVGMNIFMTLFPPHKRGAAMGLLGVAMILAPAIGPTVTGWVIENYSWNLMFYAMFIIGLIITFLSLKFFTLAQPVSNTKLDVFGVVSSSIGLGSLLYGFSEAGNNSWTSAEVVISLVIGVIGLALFIWRELTTDNKMLDLQVFKYPVFTFTLVINAIVTMALFGGMLLLPVYLQNIRGFTPIESGLLLLPGSLIMGIMGPIAGKLFDKYGIRPLAIVGLAITTFATYEFTTLSMDTPYSVIMTDYIIRSIGMSFIMMPIMTAGMNALPMKLISHGTATQNTSRQVAGSIGTAILITLMTQQTTAHVADYGNMLTTSNPILVDKVHGMGQSLATLAGSAQAGDAMSTQLLYGQISKLSAINGINDAFLIATILAGIAWVLSFFLPSGNKPNKKAGN, from the coding sequence ATGTCCTCAATTGCAATTGTAGGATATGCACTATTTTGTATAATCGTCTTCTTCCTTGTAAATCGTCTTTTACGAAAGAAAAAAACGAACGTGGGAGAAGAACAAGTCCCAGCCGTAAATAAAATAGAAGTAAGTAAGGTAGAAACAGAAGAGAAAGAAATTGAACGAAAGCAAGAATCGGAAATTTCTAATGTAGTTGAGTTAGAAACAGGAAAGCAAGAAGAAGTAAAAGAAGAAAAAGAAGTGCCGAAAAAACAAATGTCTACGCCTGTAGAGAATGTGAACGTAAAAGCAGTTGTAGCTGTATTAATTCTCGGCATGTTCGTTTCTATTTTAAACCAAACAATCATTAACGTTGCATTGCCTCCGTTAATGAATGAATTTAACGTATCAACTTCAACAGCACAATGGTTAATTACAGGTTTCATGCTTGTAAATGGTATTTTAGTACCGATTAGTGCCTTTTTAGTTTCACGATTTACGTATCGTAAATTATTCGTAGCAGCAATGTTGTTCTTCACGGTAGGATCTATCATTTGTGCTACTTCCGGAAACTTTACGATGATGATGACGGGCCGCGTTATTCAAGCGGTTGGTGCGGGTATTTTAATGCCGGTTGGTATGAATATCTTCATGACATTATTCCCGCCTCATAAGCGCGGAGCAGCGATGGGATTACTAGGTGTAGCGATGATTTTAGCTCCAGCTATCGGACCGACTGTAACAGGTTGGGTGATTGAGAATTACAGCTGGAACTTAATGTTCTATGCGATGTTTATTATCGGTTTAATTATTACGTTCCTATCTTTAAAATTCTTTACACTAGCTCAGCCAGTGTCTAACACGAAATTAGATGTATTTGGTGTTGTTAGTTCAAGTATTGGACTAGGAAGCTTGTTGTATGGATTTAGTGAAGCTGGAAATAATAGTTGGACTAGCGCCGAAGTTGTTATTTCGCTTGTTATCGGTGTAATTGGTTTAGCGTTATTTATTTGGAGAGAGTTAACAACAGATAATAAAATGCTTGATTTACAAGTGTTTAAATACCCAGTATTTACTTTTACTTTAGTAATTAACGCAATCGTTACGATGGCATTATTCGGAGGTATGTTATTACTTCCAGTATATCTGCAAAACATTCGCGGTTTCACACCGATAGAATCAGGTTTATTATTACTTCCAGGATCATTAATTATGGGGATCATGGGACCTATTGCAGGTAAACTATTTGATAAGTATGGTATTCGTCCGTTAGCAATTGTTGGATTAGCCATTACAACATTTGCGACATATGAATTCACAACGTTATCGATGGATACACCGTATAGCGTTATTATGACGGATTATATTATACGTTCGATTGGTATGTCATTCATTATGATGCCAATTATGACAGCTGGTATGAACGCACTGCCGATGAAATTAATTTCTCACGGTACAGCAACGCAAAATACGTCAAGACAAGTAGCTGGTTCAATTGGAACGGCGATATTAATTACACTTATGACGCAACAAACGACTGCTCACGTAGCAGATTACGGCAATATGTTAACAACTTCAAATCCAATTTTAGTTGATAAAGTACACGGCATGGGGCAAAGCTTAGCAACCTTAGCTGGATCGGCCCAAGCAGGAGATGCGATGAGCACGCAACTATTATATGGACAAATTTCAAAGCTATCTGCAATTAACGGTATTAACGATGCCTTCTTAATTGCAACGATACTAGCAGGTATTGCTTGGGTGTTATCGTTCTTCTTACCATCAGGCAATAAACCAAATAAAAAAGCAGGGAATTAA
- a CDS encoding CPBP family intramembrane glutamic endopeptidase, with protein sequence MQPATQLSNKQKYSMSWGQFISSVLFAFFGTGLITVFLAMPLTIYTAGLTDKKQIALYESIVNTASIVLQLAVLLFFIFKFEPAKKLLLQSFNFKALKEWRTYVYLLLFFAINILLNYILLNYVFQDATNQQSSALNLDVFKQYQILLLLGFAILTPIFEELIFRGFILRFFSERFPFWIAAILTSLFFGIAHTYSLGVMVITFFMGFLMAILCKKTKSIIPAMLFHIMNNMLAFLN encoded by the coding sequence ATGCAACCCGCTACACAACTTTCTAATAAACAGAAATACTCTATGTCATGGGGACAATTTATTAGCTCCGTTTTATTCGCTTTTTTCGGAACCGGACTTATTACTGTGTTCCTCGCAATGCCCTTAACAATTTATACAGCCGGTCTTACAGATAAAAAACAAATTGCCCTGTATGAATCTATCGTAAATACTGCAAGTATCGTATTACAACTAGCCGTGTTGTTATTCTTCATTTTTAAATTCGAACCCGCAAAAAAATTACTACTACAATCCTTTAACTTTAAAGCACTTAAAGAATGGCGTACATACGTATACTTACTTCTTTTCTTCGCTATAAACATTTTACTCAATTACATCTTGTTAAATTATGTGTTCCAAGACGCAACGAATCAGCAATCTTCCGCACTAAACTTAGATGTTTTTAAGCAGTATCAAATATTATTACTTCTCGGCTTCGCCATACTCACACCAATTTTTGAAGAGCTTATTTTCCGTGGTTTTATACTTCGCTTCTTCTCAGAACGATTTCCATTTTGGATTGCAGCGATCTTAACAAGCCTCTTCTTCGGTATCGCTCATACATACTCACTTGGAGTAATGGTCATTACTTTCTTTATGGGATTTTTAATGGCGATTTTATGTAAAAAAACAAAATCTATTATTCCAGCTATGTTATTTCATATTATGAATAATATGTTGGCGTTCTTGAATTAG
- a CDS encoding DNA-binding protein, which produces MLSLLWVVYMPLLVLCGFFGGIFLIVTSVKHRKLFVGLMGLLSFSFVTLPFVFWGMGVESNTLLPISTPLYWILFSLTGLLAGVSGVQAKIKSIHNMGLIIFIAGLLGVIFWVLMSVGDSFYI; this is translated from the coding sequence ATGTTGAGCTTACTTTGGGTTGTTTATATGCCACTTCTTGTTTTATGCGGATTTTTCGGTGGTATTTTTTTAATTGTTACTAGCGTGAAACACCGTAAATTATTTGTCGGTTTAATGGGGCTACTTAGCTTTTCCTTTGTCACACTACCTTTTGTTTTTTGGGGCATGGGAGTGGAGAGCAATACACTCCTCCCTATTTCAACTCCTTTATATTGGATACTGTTTTCTTTAACTGGATTATTAGCAGGGGTAAGTGGAGTACAAGCAAAAATTAAAAGTATCCATAATATGGGACTCATTATTTTTATCGCTGGATTATTAGGGGTTATTTTCTGGGTACTCATGTCTGTAGGTGATTCATTCTATATATAA
- the sspI gene encoding small acid-soluble spore protein SspI, giving the protein MSFNLRGAVLANVSGNTQDQLQETIVDAIQSGEEKMLPGLGVLFEVIWKNADENEKHEMLETLEQGLKK; this is encoded by the coding sequence ATGAGTTTTAATTTACGCGGTGCTGTATTAGCAAATGTATCTGGTAATACACAAGATCAATTACAAGAAACAATTGTCGATGCAATTCAAAGCGGTGAAGAAAAAATGCTGCCAGGTCTTGGTGTTTTATTTGAAGTCATTTGGAAAAACGCTGATGAAAATGAAAAGCACGAAATGTTAGAAACACTAGAGCAAGGATTAAAAAAATAA
- a CDS encoding ammonia permease gives MFGILTWMILALTLMLCDFIVGIFLIIAGIKCRKLLTSIAGFISISLIVVPIICIGSGIDLEGMVPISGTLYWSFFSLAGLLAIISGRKISSIRSMGTILFITGLCSVTGYHLLYLTA, from the coding sequence GTGTTCGGAATATTAACTTGGATGATTTTAGCTCTTACTTTGATGTTATGTGACTTCATCGTTGGCATTTTTTTAATTATTGCTGGTATTAAATGTCGTAAATTACTTACTAGTATAGCTGGTTTCATTAGCATATCGCTTATCGTTGTTCCTATCATTTGTATAGGTTCTGGAATAGATTTAGAGGGGATGGTTCCAATTTCGGGAACTTTATATTGGAGCTTCTTCTCTTTAGCTGGACTATTAGCTATTATAAGCGGAAGAAAAATATCAAGTATTCGTTCTATGGGGACGATTTTGTTTATAACAGGGCTATGCTCCGTAACGGGTTATCATCTTTTATATCTAACTGCATAA
- a CDS encoding HD domain-containing protein, giving the protein MHRITLEQIFKHHITQKYVNRSGMVHAIAVAYHAFHLAKKHHASVDAATKAGFLHDIGHHTWYTGGEWDYDLYKKNDIHAIKGAERAHKLLIRLGEHPKLAKEISIAILLHTDSFLVQQEIERTSLQNIIKWADEADEEPGGAHHYRTISYEKALKAIQQLDRLVERELQIEQSKLNNKAEHSYQ; this is encoded by the coding sequence ATGCATCGTATTACGCTTGAACAAATTTTTAAACACCATATTACACAAAAATACGTAAATCGTTCTGGGATGGTCCACGCGATCGCTGTCGCTTACCATGCGTTTCACTTAGCTAAAAAGCATCACGCCTCAGTCGATGCTGCGACAAAAGCCGGTTTCCTTCATGACATCGGACATCATACGTGGTACACAGGCGGCGAATGGGACTATGATTTATACAAAAAGAATGATATACACGCAATTAAAGGAGCAGAAAGAGCTCATAAATTGCTTATTAGATTAGGAGAACATCCGAAACTAGCAAAAGAAATTTCTATTGCGATTCTTCTTCATACAGATTCTTTCTTAGTACAACAAGAAATTGAAAGAACATCTCTGCAAAACATTATTAAATGGGCAGACGAAGCAGATGAAGAACCGGGCGGAGCGCATCATTATAGAACGATTTCTTATGAAAAAGCATTAAAAGCTATTCAGCAGTTAGATCGATTGGTAGAGCGCGAATTGCAAATAGAGCAATCAAAATTGAATAACAAGGCCGAACATAGTTATCAATGA